The proteins below are encoded in one region of Nonomuraea helvata:
- a CDS encoding epoxide hydrolase family protein gives MTEIDTAEIRDFRIEIPQADLDDLAERLARVRWTHELPGAGGDYGVPLPYVQSLVQRWRDGYDWRAWEAKLNSCPQFTTTIDGQNVHFLHVRSPEPDATPLLLTHGWPTTVVEYLDVIGPLSDPRAHGGDPADAFHLVIPSIPGFGFSGPTAERGWDRYRIARAWAELMRRLGYARYGAHGNDCGSHISPEVGRCDPEHVIGVHVTQVFSFPSGDPAELAGLSEEDQKKVQFLQWWTDNSGAYDKLQSTAPQTLAHALADSPVGQLGWNAQLLGPNLDADYVLTNTMIYWLTNTAASAARLYYEDFHAEDKPAEPTTVPLGLANFAWDFPSIRPLAERDHKNIVSWNVYGTGSHFAAHDVPDLLIDDLRGFFRRLR, from the coding sequence ATGACCGAGATCGACACGGCCGAGATCCGTGATTTCCGTATCGAGATCCCGCAGGCCGACCTGGACGACCTGGCCGAGCGGCTGGCCCGGGTCCGCTGGACCCACGAGCTGCCCGGCGCCGGCGGCGACTACGGCGTGCCGCTGCCGTACGTGCAGAGCCTGGTGCAGCGGTGGCGCGACGGCTACGACTGGCGCGCGTGGGAGGCGAAGCTCAACTCCTGCCCGCAGTTCACCACGACCATCGACGGGCAGAACGTGCACTTCCTGCACGTCCGCTCGCCCGAGCCGGACGCCACGCCGCTGCTGCTCACGCACGGCTGGCCGACCACCGTCGTGGAGTACCTCGATGTCATCGGCCCGCTGAGCGATCCGCGAGCCCACGGCGGCGACCCGGCCGACGCCTTCCACCTGGTGATCCCGTCCATCCCCGGTTTCGGCTTCTCCGGGCCAACCGCCGAGCGGGGCTGGGACCGGTACCGGATCGCCAGAGCGTGGGCCGAGCTGATGCGCCGGCTCGGCTATGCGCGCTACGGCGCGCACGGCAACGACTGCGGCTCACACATCTCGCCCGAGGTCGGTCGCTGCGATCCCGAGCACGTGATCGGCGTGCACGTCACCCAGGTCTTCTCCTTCCCCTCCGGCGACCCGGCCGAGCTGGCCGGGCTGTCGGAGGAGGACCAGAAGAAGGTCCAGTTCCTGCAGTGGTGGACGGACAACAGCGGCGCCTACGACAAGCTGCAGTCCACCGCGCCACAGACTCTGGCCCACGCGCTGGCCGACTCGCCGGTGGGGCAGCTGGGCTGGAACGCGCAGCTGCTCGGCCCGAACCTCGACGCGGACTACGTGCTGACCAACACCATGATCTACTGGCTCACCAACACCGCCGCGTCGGCCGCACGCCTGTACTACGAGGACTTCCACGCGGAGGACAAGCCGGCAGAACCCACCACCGTGCCGCTCGGGCTGGCCAACTTCGCCTGGGACTTCCCGTCGATCCGCCCGCTCGCCGAACGCGACCACAAGAACATCGTGTCCTGGAACGTCTACGGCACCGGCAGCCACTTCGCCGCACACGACGTGCCCGACCTGCTGATCGACGACCTCCGCGGTTTCTTCCGCCGGCTGCGCTGA
- a CDS encoding winged helix DNA-binding domain-containing protein, which translates to MQTLTRRALNRATLDRQLLLRRADLTPLQAVEHLVGLQAQTPHTWYVGLWSRLAACRPEEVAALLTQRQAVRIALMRSTIHLVSTADALALRPLVQPVLDRDLFANHTHGRAMRDLDTGQVVAAGRELLDEQPRTPGEVGRLLAQRWPDRNPASLAYAVRNLLPVVQTPPRGVWGAGGRTVHAPLESWVGAPLRTDHTIDRTVLRYLAAFGPATVRDVQTWCGLTRLAEVLDRLRPRLVTFRDENGAELFDLPDAPRPDPQVSAPARFLYDFDNLLLSHHDRSRVITDGLRRQNFKPHGPVPRLVLLDGFTAATWTFATAHGTSTLTVHPFAPLSAADRDALTVEGGGLLDLLAPGTSHEIRFTA; encoded by the coding sequence ATGCAGACCCTGACCCGCCGCGCCCTCAACCGCGCCACCCTCGATCGGCAACTGCTCCTGCGCCGCGCCGACCTCACCCCGCTGCAGGCCGTCGAGCACCTGGTGGGCCTGCAGGCGCAGACCCCGCACACCTGGTACGTGGGACTGTGGAGCCGGCTCGCCGCGTGCCGGCCCGAGGAGGTCGCGGCGCTGCTCACCCAGCGCCAGGCCGTGCGGATCGCCCTCATGCGCTCGACGATCCACCTCGTCAGCACGGCCGACGCGCTCGCGCTGCGCCCGCTCGTGCAGCCGGTGCTGGACCGCGACCTGTTCGCCAACCACACGCACGGCCGGGCGATGCGCGACCTGGACACCGGCCAGGTGGTGGCCGCGGGTCGCGAACTGCTCGACGAGCAGCCCCGCACACCGGGCGAGGTCGGCCGGCTGCTGGCCCAGCGGTGGCCGGACCGCAACCCGGCGAGCCTCGCCTACGCGGTGCGCAACCTCCTGCCGGTCGTGCAGACCCCGCCCCGCGGGGTGTGGGGCGCCGGCGGCCGGACCGTCCACGCGCCTCTGGAGTCGTGGGTGGGCGCGCCGCTGCGCACCGACCACACGATCGACCGGACGGTCCTGCGTTACCTGGCCGCGTTCGGCCCGGCGACCGTACGCGACGTGCAGACCTGGTGCGGCCTGACCCGGCTGGCGGAGGTGCTCGACCGGCTCCGGCCCCGCCTGGTCACCTTCCGCGACGAGAACGGCGCGGAACTGTTCGACCTGCCCGACGCGCCCCGGCCCGATCCGCAGGTCAGTGCGCCCGCTCGGTTCCTGTACGACTTCGACAACCTGCTGCTGTCACACCACGACCGCTCCAGGGTGATCACCGACGGCCTCCGCCGGCAGAACTTCAAACCGCACGGGCCCGTCCCTCGCCTGGTGCTCCTCGACGGCTTCACCGCAGCGACCTGGACGTTCGCCACCGCACACGGCACGTCGACACTGACTGTGCACCCGTTCGCACCGCTGTCCGCCGCCGACCGCGACGCGTTGACCGTCGAGGGCGGCGGCCTGCTGGACCTCCTCGCCCCCGGCACCTCGCACGAGATCCGCTTCACCGCCTAG
- a CDS encoding IS5 family transposase produces the protein MTRRHDLTDAQWAALEPHLPAASGKGRPPKWSKRQLIDGIRWRIRTGAPWRDVPACYGHWFTVYGLFRRWQREGIWARILAALQACADAAGKIDWTVSVDSTITRAHQHAAGARRDGHLQKEPPGGVHSEPADHGLGRSRGGLTTKTHLACEQGRKLLAAVVTAGQRGDSPQFIPVLGKIRVARLGGGRPRTRPDRVLADKAYTSKANRTHLRRRGIKACIPSKADQDAHRRAKGSKGGRPPAFDPAFYRLRHAVECGINLLKGNRGMATRYDKLAVRYEAVVIIAAINQWLNAL, from the coding sequence GTGACGAGGCGGCACGACCTCACTGATGCGCAGTGGGCGGCGCTGGAGCCGCATCTGCCTGCCGCATCGGGCAAGGGGCGTCCGCCGAAGTGGAGCAAGCGTCAGTTGATCGACGGGATCCGGTGGCGGATCCGGACCGGGGCGCCGTGGCGGGACGTTCCTGCCTGCTACGGCCACTGGTTCACCGTGTATGGCTTGTTCCGGCGCTGGCAGCGGGAGGGGATCTGGGCGCGGATCCTGGCGGCCTTGCAGGCGTGTGCGGACGCCGCCGGGAAGATCGATTGGACGGTGAGCGTGGACTCCACCATCACCCGGGCTCACCAGCACGCGGCCGGAGCACGCCGGGACGGTCACCTGCAAAAGGAACCACCCGGCGGGGTGCACAGCGAGCCGGCCGATCATGGCCTGGGGCGCTCGCGCGGCGGGCTGACCACCAAGACCCATCTGGCTTGCGAGCAGGGCCGCAAGCTGCTGGCTGCGGTGGTGACCGCCGGGCAGCGGGGCGACAGCCCGCAGTTCATACCGGTGCTCGGCAAGATCCGGGTGGCCCGCCTCGGCGGTGGCCGTCCCAGGACCCGCCCGGACCGGGTCCTGGCCGACAAGGCCTACACCAGCAAGGCCAACCGGACTCATCTGCGCCGGCGTGGGATCAAGGCGTGCATTCCGAGCAAGGCCGACCAGGACGCTCACCGGCGAGCCAAGGGATCGAAGGGAGGTCGCCCGCCCGCCTTCGACCCCGCGTTCTACCGGCTGCGTCACGCTGTGGAGTGCGGCATCAACCTGCTCAAAGGCAACCGCGGCATGGCGACCCGTTACGACAAGCTCGCCGTACGCTACGAAGCCGTCGTCATCATCGCTGCGATCAACCAGTGGCTCAATGCCTTATGA
- a CDS encoding MBL fold metallo-hydrolase, producing the protein MLRQVAEGVLVHESEFVQSNAIVVRGWAGVLLIDPGVTGAEIDCLADDLRELGQPVVAGFSTHPDWDHLLWHARLGEAPRYGTARCAATVREQLSDAGAKARVADHLLETEIAGQVPLDLLGLITGLPAETTRIPWDGPGVRIIEHQAHAPGHAALLIEERGVLVAGDMLSDVLIPMLDLNGTVDPIEDYLAALRLLEGVAGAVDVFVPGHGSVGGADELPARIDQDRGYVHSLRDGRALSDPRIGPSAKDGWEWVAGVHEGQLQRLT; encoded by the coding sequence ATGCTGAGGCAGGTCGCGGAGGGTGTGCTGGTCCACGAGAGCGAGTTCGTGCAGAGCAACGCCATTGTGGTGCGGGGCTGGGCCGGTGTGTTGCTCATCGACCCGGGGGTGACCGGCGCCGAGATCGACTGCCTTGCGGACGACCTTCGCGAGTTGGGGCAGCCCGTTGTGGCAGGGTTTTCTACGCATCCGGATTGGGATCACCTGCTCTGGCACGCCCGGCTCGGCGAGGCGCCCCGTTACGGCACGGCGCGCTGCGCGGCCACTGTCCGAGAACAGCTGTCGGACGCAGGTGCGAAGGCCCGCGTCGCCGACCACCTGCTCGAGACGGAAATCGCCGGGCAGGTACCGCTGGACCTGCTCGGCCTCATCACCGGCCTGCCCGCCGAGACGACGCGGATCCCTTGGGACGGCCCCGGGGTCCGGATCATCGAGCATCAAGCGCATGCTCCGGGCCATGCGGCGCTGTTGATCGAGGAACGCGGGGTTCTCGTCGCCGGCGACATGCTCTCTGATGTCCTGATTCCCATGCTCGACCTGAACGGCACCGTTGACCCGATCGAGGACTACCTCGCCGCGCTGCGGCTGCTCGAGGGCGTGGCGGGTGCCGTCGATGTCTTCGTGCCGGGCCACGGGTCCGTCGGCGGAGCTGACGAGCTACCTGCCCGGATCGACCAGGATCGGGGGTACGTGCACTCCTTGCGTGACGGCCGTGCTCTCAGCGACCCGCGGATCGGCCCATCGGCCAAGGACGGCTGGGAGTGGGTGGCCGGCGTGCACGAAGGGCAACTCCAGCGCCTCACCTAG
- a CDS encoding dihydrofolate reductase family protein, giving the protein MMGRFVYSMQVSLDLRIEQVPGDNGAGEWLRIDEELHREANAQTRALALMVQGRIYYETMEEYWPRAHEDASLPDYMREYGAIWTAKPKVLVSRTRRSADHNTRIIGGDDAIEQLAALRAGTDGSISVGGAALATQLLRAGLLDELLLFTHPAILGFGRPLFDDYDVPIELDLLEQRSFEQGVTMHRYAIRDVKEASSC; this is encoded by the coding sequence ATGATGGGTCGCTTCGTCTATTCGATGCAGGTCTCCCTCGACCTGCGGATCGAGCAAGTTCCCGGGGACAACGGCGCCGGCGAGTGGCTGCGCATCGACGAGGAACTGCACCGCGAGGCCAATGCGCAGACGCGGGCGCTCGCGCTCATGGTCCAGGGCCGGATCTACTACGAGACCATGGAGGAGTACTGGCCACGGGCGCACGAGGACGCATCGCTGCCGGACTACATGCGTGAGTACGGCGCGATCTGGACCGCCAAGCCCAAGGTGCTTGTCTCCCGCACCCGCCGCAGCGCCGATCACAACACCCGGATCATCGGCGGGGACGACGCGATCGAGCAACTCGCCGCCCTGCGGGCCGGGACCGACGGCAGCATCAGCGTGGGCGGCGCGGCGCTCGCGACGCAGCTGCTCCGGGCGGGGCTGCTCGACGAGCTGCTGCTCTTCACCCACCCGGCGATCCTCGGCTTCGGCAGGCCGCTGTTCGACGACTACGACGTGCCGATCGAGCTGGACCTGCTGGAACAGCGATCGTTCGAGCAGGGCGTCACGATGCATCGCTACGCCATCCGGGATGTGAAGGAGGCGAGCTCATGCTGA
- a CDS encoding helix-turn-helix domain-containing protein: MEPRSGCPINAAVEVLGDRWSLLVLRDVIFGDRRYFRALLTGSIEGIASNILADRLVRLVEAGILTRGTAARGQRARYSLTEAGIQTLPIIYALGNWGLDWRPGSDELRSRQQLMRDEGPAFMEELMDELRVRHLGAPPKPHDGPGPFERLDAAYAAAAEQEDVAARGTDSWHDA; this comes from the coding sequence GTGGAACCACGGTCCGGGTGTCCGATCAACGCCGCCGTCGAGGTGCTCGGAGATCGCTGGTCGTTGCTCGTGCTTCGCGACGTCATCTTCGGCGACCGCCGCTACTTTCGGGCGCTGCTCACCGGGTCGATCGAGGGCATCGCTTCGAACATCCTCGCCGACCGCCTCGTGCGGCTCGTCGAGGCGGGGATCCTCACCCGCGGCACCGCCGCGCGGGGGCAGCGCGCTCGCTACAGCCTCACCGAAGCCGGTATCCAGACTCTTCCGATCATCTACGCCCTCGGCAACTGGGGCCTCGACTGGCGACCGGGCAGCGACGAGCTCCGGAGCCGGCAGCAGCTCATGCGCGATGAGGGTCCGGCGTTCATGGAGGAGCTCATGGACGAGCTTCGCGTCCGCCACCTCGGCGCCCCGCCGAAGCCGCACGACGGTCCAGGCCCGTTCGAGCGCCTCGACGCCGCCTACGCCGCGGCCGCCGAGCAAGAAGACGTCGCCGCCAGAGGCACAGACTCGTGGCACGACGCCTGA
- a CDS encoding SRPBCC family protein translates to MTISPETKTVRIERTYATTPEHVWRLWTTGEGIESWWSPDGFTVVVGKLDLRPGGELSYTMTATAPEQIAFMEGAGLPLSTESRKTFVDVEKPARLSYTSLADFIPGVEPYDFLTVVEIRPEGDGVRVTMTMDAMHDEEWTQRLTAGRANELDNLGRVIDAGEGPA, encoded by the coding sequence ATGACCATCTCACCTGAGACCAAGACCGTCCGGATCGAGCGCACCTATGCGACCACGCCCGAGCACGTGTGGCGCCTGTGGACCACCGGCGAGGGCATCGAGTCCTGGTGGTCGCCCGACGGCTTCACGGTGGTCGTCGGGAAGCTGGACCTGCGGCCCGGCGGCGAGCTGAGCTACACGATGACCGCGACCGCGCCCGAGCAGATCGCGTTCATGGAGGGCGCCGGGCTGCCGTTGAGCACCGAGTCGCGCAAGACCTTCGTCGACGTGGAGAAGCCCGCGCGGCTCTCCTACACCTCGCTGGCCGACTTCATCCCGGGCGTGGAGCCGTACGACTTCCTCACCGTGGTCGAGATCCGGCCCGAAGGTGACGGCGTCCGCGTCACCATGACCATGGACGCGATGCATGACGAGGAGTGGACCCAGCGCCTGACGGCCGGCCGCGCCAACGAACTGGACAATCTCGGCCGGGTCATCGACGCAGGAGAAGGCCCCGCCTGA